The proteins below come from a single Rosa rugosa chromosome 2, drRosRugo1.1, whole genome shotgun sequence genomic window:
- the LOC133728942 gene encoding uncharacterized protein LOC133728942 yields the protein MAVSRKTVMTIKSYQNQAETLVKSYLLADPFMPYTSVLGGIFLCKMVYDLTQLISTFYIKSYASLTKIQRIEWNSRGISSIHAIFITVLSLYLVFWSDLFSDQQLAGLVTFRSSPLSVFGLGVSVGYFCADLGMLLWLYPSLGGMEYVLHHSLSGIAVAYSMFSGEGQLYTYMILISEITTPEINMRWYLDTAGMKRSSAYLINGIVIFFSWLGARILLFGYMFYHVYLHYDQVIQMHPFGYLLVFAVPAVLAIMNLMWFGKIIKGLMKQLAKTQ from the exons ATGGCAGTGTCCAGAAAGACAGTAATGACAATTAAATCTTACCAAAATCAGGCTGAAACGCTGGTTAAAAGCTACTTACTAGCGGATCCGTTTATGCCATATACTTCTGTTCTTGGAGGAATATTTTTGTGCAAAATG GTGTATGATCTTACCCAGTTAATTAGTACCTTTTACATCAAGAGTTATGCTAGTCTTACAAAAATCCAACGAATTGAGTGGAACAGTCG AGGAATCTCTAGCATCCATGCCATTTTTATCACAGTTCTATCCTTGTACCTTGTTTTCTGGTCCGATCTCTTTTCAGACCAACAGCTTGCTGGCCTTGTTACATTTCGAAGCTCACCATTGTCTGTTTTTGGATTAGGG GTTTCTGTTGGGTACTTCTGTGCGGATCTAGGAATGCTACTGTGGCTATACCCTTCTTTAGGTGGAATGGAGTAT GTCCTCCATCACTCACTTTCTGGAATTGCAGTAGCATACTCAATGTTTTCTGGGGAAGGGCAACTTTATACATACATGATCCTCATCTCTGAGATCACTACTCCAGAGATCAATATGAGATG GTATCTTGATACAGCTGGTATGAAGAGGTCCAGCGCATATCTCATTAACGGCATTGTGATATTTTTTTCATGGCTG GGGGCAAGAATTCTGCTGTTCGGTTACATGTTTTACCATGTTTACTTGCACTATGATCAG GTCATCCAGATGCACCCCTTTGGATATCTGTTGGTCTTTGCCGTACCAGCGGTGCTAGCAATAATGAACTTGATGTGGTTTGGAAAGATTATCAAGGGGTTGATGAAGCAATTAGCGAAGACGCAATGA